One window of Nicotiana tomentosiformis chromosome 11, ASM39032v3, whole genome shotgun sequence genomic DNA carries:
- the LOC104102761 gene encoding auxin-responsive protein IAA20-like, whose amino-acid sequence MMELQLGLALCSNSAKGCDFDDVKIESLSGNFKLNNTKKCSSSQVFDVVDENVQVLQTLPLLVWDKANDHNEPQRKDGDEEGVVGWPPVNSLRKKLCHHIRRTGGAMNYVTVENGGDGGGSGGGGRRSNSKYVKVKMEGVGIARKIDLSLFQSYGTLTDTLIAMFGKSKENGDTYELTYQDNEGDWLLAGDVPWRTFVVSVQRLKLVRDEDY is encoded by the exons ATGATGGAACTTCAATTGGGGCTTGCTTTATGTAGCAATTCAGCAAAAGGGTGTGATTTTGATGACGTAAAAATTGAGTCTTTGAGTGGAAATTTCAAGTTGAACAACACCAAGAAATGTAGCTCGAGTCAAGTTTTTGATGTTGTAGATGAAAatgttcaagttcttcaaactttGCCTTTGCTTGTTTGGGACAAAGCTAATGATCACAATGAACCTCAAag AAAGGATGGGGATGAAGAAGGGGTGGTGGGGTGGCCACCGGTTAATTCTTTGAGGAAGAAGCTCTGCCACCATATCCGCCGTACCGGCGGTGCAATGAACTATGTCACGGTGGAGAACGGCGGCGATGGCGGTGGCAGTGGTGGTGGTGGCAGAAGATCAAATTCTAAGTACGTGAAAGTGAAAATGGAAGGAGTTGGAATAGCAAGAAAGATTGACTTGAGTCTTTTTCAATCTTATGGGACACTCACTGACACCTTAATTGCCATGTTTGGAAAAA GTAAAGAAAATGGTGATACGTATGAACTTACTTATCAAGATAACGAAGGTGATTGGCTTCTTGCTGGTGATGTACCCTGGAG AACTTTTGTCGTGTCAGTGCAGCGGCTAAAATTGGTTAGAGATGAAGATTATTGA